In a genomic window of Amphiprion ocellaris isolate individual 3 ecotype Okinawa chromosome 13, ASM2253959v1, whole genome shotgun sequence:
- the trmt12 gene encoding tRNA wybutosine-synthesizing protein 2 homolog has translation MDGVPCLRVSRCHAQQFRRCLQSKGALDLSLCLVKDSEGTVLLPILPSCLSELDLQSLRTTVASDSACDIVWSQSPLQAKKEKGKTRGNKLEKILQELLESYGERWTEELKGDLPHSFQWHGDLVLLGDNCFALPVWKKMDNRLWTAVARGLEAKRLAKMSRISRDGFRSPEVTMLLGEHNWVKHVDNGISYEFDVTKCMFSAGNITEKLRVAAFDCSGETVVDLYAGIGYFTLPYLVHAKASHVHACEWNPDAVEALQKSLEANGVSDRCTIHQGDNRQLQLCDVADRVNLGLIPSSEDGWPVACRLLKRTTGGILHIHQNVTSPLHNATADDATHRVSGKKADREVWQAWADDTSNHIASLLRNITGALWTTNILHIEHVKSYAPHVHHVVLDLECRPS, from the exons ATGGACGGTGTGCCCTGCCTTCGTGTATCCCGCTGCCATGCGCAGCAGTTCAG GAGATGTCTACAGTCCAAAGGAGCTCTAGACCTGAGCTTGTGTTTAGTGAAGGACTCAGAAGGGACAGTCCTGCTTCCCATTTTACCATCCTGTCTATCAGAACTGGATCTTCAGTCTCTCAGAACCACGGTGGCTTCAGACAGTGCTTGTGATATAGTTTGGAGTCAG TCACCTCTCCAGGCAAAAAAGGAGAAAGGAAAGACAAGGGGTAATAAACTGGAGAAAATCCTGCAGGAGCTGTTGGAGTCTTATGGTGAAAGATGGACGGAGGAGCTGAAGGGGGACCTCCCTCACAGCTTCCAGTGGCATGGAGATCTTGTCCTACTGGGAGACAACTGTTTTGCCCTGCCAGTATGGAAGAAAATGG ATAATCGGCTTTGGACTGCAGTAGCCAGAGGACTGGAGGCAAAACGTCTGGCAAAGATGAGTCGCATATCCAGGGATGGATTTAGGTCTCCTGAGGTGACAATGCTGTTAGGAGAGCACAACTGGGTCAAACATGTGGACAATGGCATTAG TTATGAGTTTGATGTCACCAAATGCATGTTCTCAGCTGGAAACATAACAGAGAAGCTTCGAGTGGCTGCATTTGACTGCAGTGGAGAGACTGTGGTGGATTTATACGCAG GTATTGGATACTTCACTCTCCCCTATCTGGTTCATGCGAAGGCCAGTCATGTTCACGCCTGTGAGTGGAACCCTGATGCTGTCGAAGCTTTACAGAAAAGCCTCGAGGCAAACGGAGTGTCAGACCGCTGCACGATTCACCAAGGAGACAATCGTCAG ctgcagctctgtgatgTTGCTGACCGGGTAAACCTGGGTCTCATACCGAGCTCTGAGGACGGCTGGCCTGTCGCTTGCCGGCTGCTGAAGAGAACAACTGGTGGCATTTTACACATCCACCAGAACGTTACATCACCGTTACACAACGCTACAGCTGATGATGCCACCCACAGGGTTTCTGGGAAGAAAGCTGACAGAGAGGTGTGGCAAGCCTGGGCTGATGACACATCAAACCACATCGCTTCTCTTTTAAGAAACATCACCGGTGCTCTGTGGACAACAAACATCCTGCACATAGAGCATGTTAAGTCATACGCACCTCATGTTCACCATGTTGTGCTGGACTTGGAGTGCAGACCGTCCTGA